From a region of the Bacillus thermozeamaize genome:
- a CDS encoding arginine--tRNA ligase (catalyzes a two-step reaction, first charging an arginine molecule by linking its carboxyl group to the alpha-phosphate of ATP, followed by transfer of the aminoacyl-adenylate to its tRNA; class-I aminoacyl-tRNA synthetase), with product MLFEWAARLLQPHVQMSEEEVLRLLARPPKPEMGDVAFPCFSLAKVWRRSPQQIAVELRDRLLAAGGTDDTNREHGRFGQPLKQVEAVGGYLNLFFDRAALWPRMLAQALNAPLPQPGEGKTVVVEFSSPNIAKPFGVGHLRSTVIGHALARIYEALGYRVVRINHLGDWGTQFGKEIAAYKRWGDPERIKANPIPELLALYVRFHEEAEQNPELEEEGRAWFKKLEEGDREARELWQWFVDESLKAFRQTYRLLGVEFDHYTGESFYTDQIPRVVDALREKGLLQESEGAWVVDLSEREMPPCLILKADGTTIYATRDLAAAIYRYEQFGFEKMLYVVGAEQTLHFRQVFAVLEKMGHAWASRCEHVPFGLMQIEGKKMSTRKGRVIFLEEVLQEAVERAEAIIQEKNPSLPDRQVVARQIGVGAVIFHDLKTHRIHNVNFSWDEVLNFDGETGPYVQYTYARTQSVLRKARALREGADAREATTAGGDGVNAAGDAAIAGDQAGAWEAPPWLEHSKAWEVCLHLLQFGKAVERAAAGNEPSQVARYLLDLCQLYNRFYHDERILVEDAQEREAKLRLTEAVGQVLKRGLYLLGLEAPPQI from the coding sequence ATGCTGTTTGAATGGGCTGCCAGGCTGCTTCAGCCGCACGTCCAAATGAGCGAGGAGGAGGTGCTCCGGCTTCTGGCGCGACCGCCCAAGCCGGAGATGGGAGATGTGGCTTTTCCCTGCTTTTCGTTGGCCAAGGTATGGCGCCGTTCGCCGCAACAGATCGCCGTGGAGTTGCGGGACCGGTTGCTTGCCGCCGGCGGAACGGATGACACGAACCGCGAGCACGGCCGTTTTGGCCAGCCATTGAAGCAAGTGGAGGCGGTGGGCGGTTACCTGAACCTGTTTTTTGACCGCGCCGCGCTGTGGCCGCGGATGCTGGCGCAAGCGCTGAACGCTCCCCTGCCGCAGCCCGGCGAGGGAAAGACGGTGGTCGTGGAGTTTTCCTCGCCCAATATCGCCAAGCCCTTTGGGGTGGGCCATCTGCGTTCCACGGTGATTGGCCACGCCCTGGCGCGCATCTATGAGGCGCTGGGTTACCGGGTGGTGCGGATCAACCATCTGGGGGACTGGGGGACGCAGTTCGGGAAGGAAATCGCCGCCTACAAGCGCTGGGGCGATCCGGAGCGGATCAAGGCCAACCCGATTCCGGAACTGCTGGCCCTGTACGTGCGTTTTCATGAGGAAGCGGAGCAAAACCCGGAATTGGAAGAAGAGGGCCGGGCCTGGTTTAAAAAGCTGGAGGAGGGTGACCGGGAAGCCCGGGAACTCTGGCAATGGTTTGTCGATGAGAGCCTCAAGGCGTTCCGCCAGACATACCGGCTTTTGGGAGTGGAGTTTGATCATTACACCGGCGAGAGCTTTTATACCGATCAGATTCCCCGGGTGGTGGACGCCCTGCGGGAAAAGGGCCTGTTGCAGGAAAGCGAAGGGGCCTGGGTGGTGGATCTGTCGGAGCGGGAGATGCCGCCCTGCCTGATCCTCAAGGCGGACGGCACCACGATCTATGCGACGAGGGATCTGGCTGCCGCCATTTACCGGTATGAGCAGTTCGGCTTTGAGAAGATGCTTTATGTGGTGGGCGCGGAGCAAACGCTGCACTTCCGCCAGGTGTTTGCCGTCCTGGAAAAGATGGGACATGCCTGGGCGAGCCGGTGTGAACACGTTCCCTTCGGCTTGATGCAAATCGAGGGGAAAAAGATGTCCACCCGGAAAGGCCGGGTGATTTTCCTCGAAGAGGTGTTGCAGGAGGCGGTGGAACGGGCGGAGGCGATCATCCAGGAAAAAAATCCGTCGCTTCCTGACCGTCAGGTGGTGGCCCGGCAGATCGGCGTCGGTGCCGTCATTTTCCACGATCTGAAGACCCATCGGATCCACAATGTCAACTTTTCCTGGGATGAGGTGCTGAACTTCGACGGGGAAACCGGCCCCTATGTCCAGTACACCTACGCCCGCACGCAGAGCGTGCTGCGCAAAGCGCGGGCGCTAAGGGAGGGGGCGGATGCCAGGGAGGCAACGACGGCCGGCGGAGATGGGGTGAACGCCGCCGGGGATGCGGCCATCGCCGGGGATCAAGCCGGCGCATGGGAAGCCCCCCCCTGGTTGGAGCACAGTAAAGCATGGGAGGTCTGCCTGCATCTGCTGCAATTCGGCAAAGCGGTGGAACGGGCCGCCGCCGGCAACGAGCCCTCGCAGGTGGCCCGCTACCTGCTGGATCTTTGCCAGTTGTACAACCGCTTTTACCATGACGAGCGCATCCTGGTGGAGGACGCGCAGGAACGGGAGGCGAAGCTCCGTCTGACCGAAGCGGTCGGACAGGTCCTCAAGCGGGGACTGTACCTTCTCGGCCTGGAGGCGCCTCCCCAGATTTGA
- a CDS encoding phosphoenolpyruvate carboxykinase (ATP), which yields METKQMKSLEESFRTAKVHVNLPVSRLVEEAIRRREGILTAQGAFRATTGQYTGRSPKDKFIVDEPAAREINWGKVNQPLSSSHFERLYQDLMQYVGKREWFLFQGFAGADPAYRLPIQVLTEYAWHNLFAHQLFIRPTREELAGFRPSFTVVAAPGFKADPKVHGTRSETFIVLSFEHRVVLIGGTEYAGEIKKSIFTVMNYLLPQQGVFPMHCSANIGPRDDVALFFGLSGTGKTTLSADPERRLIGDDEHGWSDRGVFNIEGGCYAKCINLSAEKEPQIWQAIRFGSVLENVVVDEATRQPDYDDASLTENTRAAYPVDFIPGAVIPGVGGHPEVILFLTADAFGVLPPIARLSKEQAMYHFLSGYTSKLAGTERGVTEPEATFSTCFGSPFLPLHPSVYARMLGEKISRHNTRVYLVNTGWSGGPYGVGKRIDLRYTRAMVAAAINGTLEDVETVTDPVFGLQIPVHCPGVPAEVLQPRNTWSDKRAYDNQVRELARRFIENFEKFSDMAPELKAAGPKL from the coding sequence ATGGAAACCAAACAGATGAAATCCTTGGAAGAATCCTTCCGGACTGCGAAGGTACACGTCAATCTGCCGGTCAGCCGGCTCGTTGAAGAGGCCATCAGGCGGCGTGAAGGGATTCTGACGGCACAAGGAGCCTTTCGTGCCACGACAGGTCAGTATACCGGCCGTTCCCCGAAGGACAAGTTTATCGTCGATGAACCGGCCGCCCGCGAGATCAACTGGGGAAAAGTGAATCAGCCGCTGTCCAGCAGCCATTTTGAACGGCTATATCAGGACCTGATGCAGTATGTGGGCAAGCGCGAATGGTTTTTGTTCCAGGGGTTTGCCGGTGCCGATCCGGCCTATCGCCTGCCCATTCAGGTGTTGACAGAGTATGCCTGGCATAATTTGTTCGCGCATCAGTTGTTTATCCGCCCGACCCGGGAGGAGCTGGCGGGTTTTCGTCCCTCGTTTACCGTGGTAGCCGCCCCGGGCTTCAAGGCCGACCCGAAGGTGCACGGGACGCGGTCGGAGACGTTTATTGTCCTGAGCTTTGAGCATCGCGTCGTATTGATCGGCGGAACGGAGTACGCCGGCGAGATCAAAAAATCCATTTTTACCGTGATGAATTACCTCCTTCCTCAACAGGGCGTTTTCCCGATGCACTGTTCCGCCAACATCGGTCCGCGTGATGATGTGGCCCTGTTTTTTGGCCTTTCAGGGACGGGGAAGACGACCCTTTCTGCCGATCCGGAGCGCCGTCTGATTGGCGACGACGAGCATGGCTGGTCGGATCGCGGCGTCTTCAATATTGAGGGCGGGTGCTACGCCAAGTGCATCAACCTTTCCGCGGAAAAAGAACCCCAGATCTGGCAGGCCATCCGCTTCGGTTCCGTGCTGGAAAACGTGGTGGTGGACGAGGCGACGCGCCAGCCGGATTACGATGACGCTTCCTTGACGGAGAACACCCGTGCCGCCTATCCGGTGGATTTCATTCCCGGCGCGGTGATACCGGGCGTGGGAGGGCATCCCGAGGTCATCCTCTTTTTGACAGCCGATGCGTTCGGTGTCCTGCCGCCGATTGCACGCTTGAGCAAGGAACAGGCGATGTACCATTTCCTTTCCGGGTATACCAGCAAGCTGGCTGGCACCGAGAGGGGCGTCACGGAGCCGGAAGCCACCTTTTCCACCTGTTTCGGTTCACCATTCCTGCCGCTTCACCCTTCCGTTTACGCCAGGATGCTGGGTGAGAAGATCAGCCGCCACAATACACGGGTGTACCTGGTGAATACCGGTTGGTCCGGCGGCCCGTACGGCGTCGGCAAGCGAATCGATCTGCGCTATACGCGGGCGATGGTCGCCGCGGCCATTAACGGAACGCTGGAGGATGTGGAGACAGTGACCGATCCGGTTTTCGGCCTGCAGATCCCCGTGCATTGTCCGGGCGTTCCCGCAGAGGTGCTGCAGCCACGCAACACCTGGTCCGACAAGCGCGCATACGACAACCAGGTGCGGGAGCTGGCCAGACGTTTCATTGAGAACTTCGAGAAATTTTCCGATATGGCGCCCGAATTGAAGGCGGCCGGTCCCAAGCTTTAA
- a CDS encoding glycosidase, with protein MTLKQEALMARRRTEIRNPDCTRIIAKFFLPGDEHRVRGIIQRVLALSEDEVQAMLDQVMKEFSHRHRRFRHILEKHFHAVTSLVPVPDTLSEARKLLLGAYFTNEYSVQCAGLFNPSIVPHPDQSGMKADSLRFIMSFRSIGEGHISSLEFRSGILDEDSEIIHESISPFLEMPDVVFPQDVDRSLLIARLSEEGLSQSVQEQLQKKLPKRCRKDELVQLAKSLSLPEEEKNGLSEKLVKVADWFLQNNYEIRFDPETQLSERVIYPISPNECKGLEDARFVYFQEDDDSVTYYATYTGYNGYTIQPKLLETKDFVTFKVTTMAGPAVTNKTMALFPRRIGGKYAMLSRQDGESMHIMFSDNLYVWQESEVIRTPSSPWELIQIGTGSPPIETEEGWLVVNHGVGPMRKYCIGVELLDLEDPRRVIRHLEEPILSPNEKEREGYVPNVVYTCGALIHGGELIIPYAMSDWASGIASIPVKPLLDQLVEPR; from the coding sequence ATGACGCTGAAACAGGAAGCACTGATGGCCAGAAGGAGAACGGAGATACGAAATCCGGATTGTACGCGAATCATCGCCAAATTCTTCCTTCCCGGCGACGAACACCGTGTCCGGGGGATCATCCAAAGGGTTCTGGCACTTTCGGAAGATGAGGTTCAGGCGATGTTGGATCAGGTGATGAAGGAGTTTTCCCATCGCCACCGCCGCTTCCGGCACATCCTGGAAAAGCATTTTCACGCGGTTACCTCGCTGGTTCCGGTTCCCGATACGCTTTCAGAAGCCAGAAAGCTGCTGTTGGGCGCCTATTTTACGAATGAATACTCGGTCCAATGCGCCGGACTGTTTAATCCGTCCATTGTTCCGCACCCGGATCAGTCGGGGATGAAGGCGGACAGCTTGCGCTTTATCATGTCTTTCCGCAGCATCGGAGAAGGTCATATTTCCTCGCTTGAGTTTCGCAGCGGGATTCTGGATGAGGACAGCGAAATCATTCACGAATCGATCAGCCCTTTTCTGGAAATGCCGGATGTGGTGTTTCCGCAGGACGTGGATCGTTCGCTGCTGATTGCCCGTTTAAGCGAAGAAGGCCTGAGCCAGTCCGTCCAGGAGCAATTGCAAAAAAAATTGCCGAAGCGATGCAGGAAGGATGAGCTGGTGCAATTGGCCAAGAGTCTTTCTTTGCCGGAAGAAGAGAAAAACGGTCTGTCCGAGAAATTGGTAAAAGTGGCGGATTGGTTTCTTCAAAACAATTATGAGATTCGGTTTGATCCGGAGACCCAACTGTCTGAACGAGTGATTTATCCCATTTCCCCCAATGAGTGCAAGGGGCTGGAAGATGCCCGTTTCGTCTATTTTCAGGAAGATGACGACAGCGTCACCTATTATGCCACCTACACCGGTTACAACGGCTACACCATTCAACCGAAATTGCTGGAGACCAAGGATTTCGTCACCTTCAAGGTGACGACGATGGCCGGCCCGGCCGTGACCAACAAGACCATGGCGCTGTTTCCCCGGCGCATAGGCGGCAAATATGCCATGCTTTCCAGGCAGGATGGCGAAAGCATGCACATCATGTTTTCCGACAACTTGTATGTATGGCAAGAATCGGAAGTGATTCGCACCCCCTCCAGCCCATGGGAATTGATTCAGATCGGCACGGGCAGTCCGCCGATTGAAACGGAAGAGGGATGGCTGGTCGTCAATCACGGTGTCGGGCCGATGCGGAAGTATTGTATCGGTGTGGAATTGCTGGATCTCGAGGATCCGCGAAGGGTCATCCGCCACCTTGAGGAACCGATTCTCTCGCCGAACGAAAAGGAACGGGAAGGGTATGTCCCCAACGTCGTCTACACGTGCGGGGCGTTGATCCACGGCGGGGAATTGATCATTCCCTATGCCATGTCGGACTGGGCTTCGGGAATTGCTTCCATTCCGGTGAAGCCATTGCTGGATCAGTTGGTCGAGCCAAGATAA
- a CDS encoding glycosidase: MRRYEGNPILTKKQVPYPVETVHNAGVVKHDGRYIMLFRAHQRNGRSIIGLAESPDGYHFTVRPEPFLTPATEGDFALYEEFGLEDLRICPLEGEYLLTYSAYSRYGVRIALAKTRDFERVERVALISQADMRNVVIFPEKINGRYVRLDRPHTHIAPWSIWISYSPDLIHWGDSKVVIQPAPYHWDEMKVGPGATPIKTPHGWLNIYHGVFETMDGAIYRLGVALHDLNDPSRILGVADEWVLQPEDPWEVTGYVHNVVFTCGAVPEEDGTVKIYWGGADTVMCVGVAEIEQLVQLCLKHPRPPLR, translated from the coding sequence ATCAGGCGTTATGAAGGGAATCCCATCTTGACGAAAAAACAGGTTCCCTACCCGGTGGAAACGGTTCACAATGCGGGGGTCGTCAAACACGACGGCCGGTATATCATGCTGTTTCGCGCCCATCAGCGGAATGGCCGCTCGATCATCGGGCTCGCCGAGAGCCCGGATGGCTACCACTTTACCGTACGTCCGGAACCTTTTCTTACACCCGCCACCGAAGGGGATTTTGCCCTCTATGAGGAGTTTGGCTTGGAGGATTTGCGGATTTGCCCTTTGGAAGGGGAATATCTGCTGACATACAGTGCCTATTCGCGGTATGGGGTACGCATTGCCCTGGCCAAAACCCGTGATTTTGAGCGTGTGGAGCGGGTTGCCCTGATTTCGCAGGCGGACATGCGAAACGTGGTGATCTTTCCGGAAAAAATAAACGGCCGCTATGTCCGTCTCGACCGGCCGCACACGCACATCGCTCCCTGGTCCATCTGGATTTCCTACTCACCAGACTTGATTCATTGGGGAGATTCGAAAGTGGTCATTCAGCCGGCGCCGTATCATTGGGACGAGATGAAGGTGGGCCCCGGCGCGACGCCGATCAAGACGCCGCATGGCTGGCTCAATATTTACCATGGCGTGTTTGAGACGATGGATGGCGCCATCTACCGCCTGGGAGTGGCCTTGCATGACTTAAACGATCCTTCCCGGATCCTTGGGGTGGCTGATGAGTGGGTGCTGCAGCCCGAAGATCCATGGGAAGTGACGGGTTATGTGCATAACGTGGTGTTTACCTGTGGAGCGGTGCCGGAAGAGGATGGGACGGTGAAGATCTACTGGGGAGGAGCAGACACGGTCATGTGTGTGGGAGTTGCCGAGATCGAGCAGCTGGTCCAGCTCTGCCTGAAGCATCCCCGGCCGCCGCTTCGCTAG
- a CDS encoding 4-hydroxy-3-methylbut-2-enyl diphosphate reductase: MNVIKISPRGYCYGVVDAMVLAQQVASDASYPRPVYILGMIVHNSHVVEAFRQQGIITLDGEDRLSLLDQIDQGTVIFTAHGVSPQVRAKAAAKGLTVVDATCPDVMKTHRLIEEKVADGYVVIYIGKKGHPEPEGAVGVAPDKVFLVENEEDVRNLDFHHDKIIVTNQTTMSQWDTRHLMQLIVEKYPQAEVYNEICLATQQRQEAVAEQAEGADLVIVVGDPRSNNSNRLAQVAQEIAGVPAYRVADVTEIDPEWLKGIRTVAVTSGASTPTPITKEVIDYLEQFDPERPETWQIRRTAQHTRLLPRSRTGNESVLKG; the protein is encoded by the coding sequence ATGAACGTGATTAAAATTTCCCCGCGCGGATACTGTTACGGCGTGGTGGATGCCATGGTGTTGGCTCAGCAGGTTGCCAGTGATGCTTCGTATCCGCGACCCGTTTACATCCTCGGAATGATCGTGCACAACAGTCATGTGGTGGAGGCATTTCGCCAACAGGGGATCATCACTTTGGATGGTGAAGACCGTCTCTCCCTGCTGGATCAGATCGATCAGGGAACCGTCATTTTCACGGCTCACGGGGTCTCGCCCCAGGTACGGGCCAAGGCGGCCGCCAAGGGGTTAACCGTAGTGGACGCCACCTGTCCGGATGTGATGAAAACCCATCGGCTGATTGAAGAGAAGGTGGCCGACGGATATGTCGTCATCTACATCGGCAAAAAGGGACATCCTGAACCGGAAGGGGCCGTCGGCGTGGCCCCCGACAAGGTGTTCCTGGTGGAAAATGAAGAGGATGTCCGGAATCTGGACTTTCATCATGACAAGATCATCGTGACCAACCAGACGACCATGAGCCAGTGGGATACCCGGCATCTGATGCAGCTGATCGTGGAAAAGTACCCGCAGGCTGAGGTGTATAACGAAATCTGCCTGGCAACCCAGCAGCGTCAGGAGGCGGTTGCGGAGCAGGCTGAGGGTGCGGATTTGGTGATTGTGGTCGGTGATCCGCGCAGCAACAATTCCAACCGCCTGGCCCAGGTGGCGCAAGAGATCGCCGGTGTGCCTGCCTATCGGGTAGCGGATGTCACGGAGATTGACCCGGAATGGCTCAAGGGTATCCGCACGGTGGCCGTCACTTCCGGAGCATCTACGCCGACACCGATCACCAAAGAGGTGATTGACTACCTGGAACAGTTTGACCCGGAACGGCCGGAAACCTGGCAAATCCGGCGAACGGCGCAGCACACCCGTCTTCTCCCCCGTTCGCGGACTGGGAACGAAAGCGTCTTGAAGGGTTGA
- a CDS encoding DNA-binding response regulator has protein sequence MGRETILVVDDDLKITALLRRVLAADDYQVRTANDGQSGLAMALDEEVDLVVLDVMLPGVSGWEICRLIRQKRSVPILMLTAKGQVEDKVKGLDSGADDYLVKPFALEEFLARVRALLRRRRTSGEAGVARQEREWLQFADLRLNRLLREAERGGRKISLTSKEYELLSCFLEHPNRVLSRDFLMERVWGYDFEGESNVLEVYIANLRQKLEESGESRLIHTVRGVGYVLREG, from the coding sequence GTGGGAAGGGAAACCATTCTCGTCGTGGACGATGACCTGAAGATCACCGCCCTGCTGCGGCGGGTTTTGGCGGCTGACGATTACCAGGTCCGGACGGCCAATGATGGGCAAAGCGGGCTTGCGATGGCCCTGGATGAAGAAGTGGATTTGGTGGTGCTGGATGTGATGCTTCCCGGAGTCTCCGGCTGGGAGATTTGCCGCCTGATTCGGCAAAAACGCTCGGTTCCCATCCTGATGCTGACGGCTAAGGGCCAGGTGGAAGACAAGGTGAAGGGCCTCGACAGCGGCGCCGACGATTACCTGGTCAAGCCCTTTGCCCTTGAAGAGTTTCTCGCACGCGTCCGCGCCTTGCTGCGGCGCCGGCGCACATCAGGGGAGGCTGGAGTCGCCAGGCAGGAGAGGGAATGGTTGCAGTTTGCCGATCTGCGGCTGAATCGCCTGTTGCGGGAGGCGGAGCGGGGAGGTCGGAAGATCAGCCTGACGTCCAAGGAATACGAATTGCTGAGCTGTTTTCTGGAGCACCCGAATCGGGTGCTTTCCCGTGACTTTTTGATGGAGCGCGTCTGGGGATATGACTTTGAAGGCGAATCCAATGTCCTTGAAGTATACATCGCCAATTTGCGGCAAAAATTAGAGGAATCAGGAGAGTCTCGCCTGATTCACACGGTGCGCGGGGTAGGCTACGTTCTCCGGGAGGGATGA
- a CDS encoding peptidase S1: protein MLLAFVFGVVLVSGVVMWIGNAQFFAAKEPGEQETNLSQAPQATEEPTSMPVVYPNHIADIVDKAGPAVVKIDTKVTTEQSQPLNPFFNDPFFRQFFGDTGPGQQRVQEGMGSGFIISEDGYILTNQHVVSGASEILVTVVGYEEPFKAQLVGEDFDLDLAVIKIKAPKPLPTLKMGDSDKVKVGEWVIAIGNPYGLDHTVTVGVVSAKGRPVNIPTEQGMRRYKNLMQTDTAINPGNSGGPLLNLNGEVIGINTAINANAQGIGFVIPTSTIRPVLDELIEKGKVIRPFLGVTVQDVTQELAEYFNLKEAAGAIVTDVVPGSPADQAGLRRGDVILSIDERPVKNAEDLVNQIQSKKVGAKSVLLLSREGQTMYVQVTIREK, encoded by the coding sequence GTGCTGCTCGCCTTTGTGTTCGGCGTGGTGCTGGTGTCAGGTGTCGTGATGTGGATCGGCAATGCGCAATTTTTCGCCGCCAAGGAGCCGGGGGAACAGGAGACGAATTTGTCACAAGCACCGCAAGCGACGGAGGAACCCACCTCCATGCCCGTGGTGTATCCGAATCACATTGCTGACATCGTGGACAAGGCAGGCCCGGCCGTGGTGAAGATTGATACGAAGGTGACGACGGAACAGTCTCAACCCTTGAATCCCTTTTTCAACGATCCTTTCTTCCGCCAGTTTTTCGGCGATACAGGACCTGGCCAGCAACGCGTGCAGGAGGGCATGGGGTCGGGATTTATCATTTCGGAAGACGGCTATATCCTGACCAACCAGCATGTGGTGTCGGGCGCTTCCGAGATCCTGGTGACGGTGGTCGGTTACGAAGAACCGTTTAAGGCGCAACTGGTCGGCGAGGATTTTGACCTGGATTTGGCGGTGATCAAGATCAAGGCGCCAAAACCGTTGCCCACGCTGAAGATGGGAGATTCGGACAAGGTGAAGGTGGGCGAATGGGTGATCGCCATCGGCAACCCCTACGGCCTGGATCACACGGTGACCGTTGGCGTTGTCAGCGCCAAGGGAAGGCCTGTCAATATTCCCACCGAACAGGGGATGCGCCGCTACAAAAATCTGATGCAGACCGATACGGCGATCAACCCGGGCAACAGCGGCGGGCCGCTCCTGAACCTGAATGGGGAAGTGATCGGGATCAATACGGCCATCAATGCCAATGCCCAGGGGATCGGTTTTGTCATACCCACTTCGACGATCCGGCCGGTGCTGGATGAACTGATCGAAAAAGGAAAAGTGATCCGGCCCTTCCTTGGCGTCACTGTTCAGGACGTCACACAAGAGCTGGCCGAGTATTTCAACCTGAAAGAGGCTGCCGGTGCGATTGTGACCGATGTGGTTCCGGGCAGCCCGGCGGACCAGGCAGGCCTTCGGCGCGGTGATGTCATTTTGAGCATTGATGAACGTCCGGTGAAAAACGCCGAAGATCTGGTCAACCAGATTCAATCCAAGAAGGTGGGAGCCAAGTCGGTGCTCCTGTTGTCGAGGGAAGGGCAGACCATGTATGTCCAGGTGACCATTCGTGAGAAATAA
- a CDS encoding 3-hydroxyisobutyrate dehydrogenase, with protein sequence MRVGYVGLGKMGLPMAKNLLKAGYEVWVVSRSRGPIEQALAAGAKEAASPADLASRVDVALTCVPLPQTVEEIYLGENGLLAGAHEGLILADHSTVGPELNRKIEAAAREKGVAFLDAPVSGGPMGAEAGTLSIMVGGDESAFQKVLPVFRAMGRHVVHFGPSGSGSVVKLLNNMLVGVHELALSEVLLMASKAGIDIHQLYELLMNSTGASAMLARSFPFIAERDFAARFSIDLLLKDLGLLLEMAGQLGIQPKTGQLAYEAVAATKASGYGELDVASILLPLEEAYGVKVCAGEKTEERKDG encoded by the coding sequence ATGAGAGTAGGGTACGTTGGTCTGGGAAAAATGGGGCTGCCCATGGCGAAAAATCTGCTGAAAGCCGGTTATGAGGTCTGGGTCGTCAGCCGTTCACGAGGCCCGATTGAGCAAGCCTTGGCGGCCGGGGCAAAGGAGGCGGCCAGCCCGGCAGACCTGGCCAGCCGGGTGGATGTGGCCCTCACTTGTGTTCCGCTGCCGCAGACAGTGGAAGAAATTTATCTGGGGGAAAACGGCCTTCTGGCAGGTGCTCATGAAGGATTGATTCTGGCCGATCACAGTACGGTGGGGCCGGAACTGAACCGGAAGATCGAGGCTGCGGCCAGAGAAAAAGGCGTGGCTTTTCTCGATGCGCCAGTCAGCGGCGGACCGATGGGGGCAGAGGCGGGCACGCTGAGTATTATGGTAGGTGGAGACGAGTCGGCCTTTCAGAAAGTTTTGCCCGTTTTTCGGGCGATGGGACGGCATGTGGTCCACTTTGGCCCGAGTGGCAGCGGCAGTGTGGTGAAGCTGCTGAACAATATGCTGGTGGGGGTTCACGAGCTGGCATTGTCGGAAGTGTTGCTGATGGCCAGCAAAGCCGGGATCGATATTCACCAGCTGTATGAATTGCTGATGAACAGCACCGGGGCCAGTGCGATGCTTGCGCGGAGTTTTCCGTTTATTGCCGAGCGGGATTTTGCGGCCCGTTTCAGCATTGACCTATTGTTGAAGGATCTGGGGCTGCTCTTGGAGATGGCGGGCCAGCTGGGCATTCAGCCGAAAACCGGTCAGTTGGCTTATGAAGCCGTTGCGGCGACCAAAGCTTCCGGATATGGAGAGCTGGATGTCGCCAGCATCCTGTTGCCTCTGGAAGAAGCATACGGCGTCAAGGTGTGCGCTGGCGAGAAGACAGAAGAGAGGAAGGATGGATAG